The following proteins are co-located in the Tetrapisispora phaffii CBS 4417 chromosome 4, complete genome genome:
- the TPHA0D03250 gene encoding uncharacterized protein (similar to Saccharomyces cerevisiae YGR126W; ancestral locus Anc_3.486), which yields MVTDNYSKSTTDSENFDDVSSFNSDNSYTPQEFIGDTLGKESSTKMDDRASHLSHAIKETRSGTSDNNTIKPVTSNDVHRIVSRNIMDNNVESEEALKTQLTNMESRRADIILPASMEGNSNFPEEYTMETTTGLVPVKTLEDIKKKKTIDSENSRKSLVSSELKASKSNNTVKSRNEGGLNPAKLNAAVEKNKEELEKYQHHKTEKNPIKKMLFKLFY from the coding sequence ATGGTTACTGATAATTATAGTAAGTCAACTACTGACTCAGAGAATTTTGATGATGtttcatcatttaattcaGACAACTCATATACACCACAAGAATTTATCGGTGATACTCTCGGAAAGGAATCCTCCACGAAAATGGATGATCGTGCTAGTCATCTTTCTCATGCTATTAAAGAGACTCGTTCTGGCACAAGTGACAATAACACAATTAAGCCAGTGACCAGTAATGATGTTCATAGGATTGTGAGCAGGAACATAATGGACAACAATGTAGAATCGGAGGAGGCATTGAAAACACAATTGACAAATATGGAAAGTAGAAGAGCTGATATTATTCTACCTGCATCAATGGAAGGTAACTCCAATTTTCCAGAAGAATACACCATGGAGACAACCACTGGATTGGTTCCTGTGAAGACTTTagaagatataaaaaagaagaagacgATAGACTCTGAAAATTCTAGAAAGAGCCTTGTAAGCAGTGAGCTGAAAGCCAGTAAATCCAACAATACTGTGAAATCTCGAAATGAAGGTGGTTTGAACCCTGCAAAATTGAATGCTGCTgtagaaaaaaataaagaggAACTGGAGAAATATCAACATCACAAGACTGAGAAAAATCCaataaagaagatgttgtttaaattattttactGA
- the PPT1 gene encoding protein serine/threonine phosphatase (similar to Saccharomyces cerevisiae PPT1 (YGR123C); ancestral locus Anc_3.481), which translates to MSSPSQEDIATALDFKNKGNEYIKKSDYDSAIEFYSKAIALDSTQSIYFSNRALAHLKQDNFYSAVVDCDNALKLDPKNIKAYHRRGLSYVGILEFRKAKNDLNVVLKAKPNDITASNALKVCENFIREERFKNAIGGSGDNAKSNICQTLNLESFNANADLKTYKGPKLNFKQLTDEKNSPAGVEVENMSQEFISGMVNDIFLKGKTIPKQYAAAIISHVDRIFLSEPTLVELSNENTKEVKISVCGDTHGQFYDVLNIFKKFGKVSKDHIYLFNGDLVDRGSWSCEVALLFYSLKILYPKNIYLNRGNHETDNMNKIYGFEDECKYKYSQRIFDLFSLSFESLPLATLINNDYLVMHGGLPSDEKSTLDDIRNLDRFSQPPREGLFMELLWSDPQAANGLGPSQRGLGFAFGPDITAKYLERNKLRKVFRSHEVRMTGVKYEHDGKLVTVFSAPNYCDSQGNLGGIIHITPDNGVLLQNGNDDENLIVETFTAVEHPDVKPMAYSNGGLGF; encoded by the coding sequence ATGTCATCGCCATCGCAAGAGGATATTGCCACTGCATtagatttcaaaaataaaggtaatgaatatataaagaaaagCGATTATGATTCAGCTATAGAGTTTTATAGCAAAGCCATTGCTTTAGACAGCACACagtcaatttatttttctaataGGGCATTGGCACATTTAAAACAAGATAACTTTTACTCTGCTGTTGTTGATTGTGATAATGCTTTAAAGCTTGAcccaaaaaatataaaagcTTATCACAGGAGAGGTTTATCATACGTCGGTATTTTAGAATTCAGAAAAGCCAAAAATGACTTAAATGTTGTTTTAAAGGCTAAGCCAAATGATATTACAGCCTCTAATGCATTAAAAGTATGTGAAAATTTTATCCGAGAAGAAAGGTTTAAAAATGCTATAGGTGGAAGTGGTGATAATGcaaaatctaatatttGTCAAACCTTGAATTTAGAGTCATTCAATGCGAATGCAGACTTGAAGACATACAAAGGtccaaaattaaattttaagcAACTGAcagatgaaaaaaattcGCCAGCAGGTGTTGAAGTTGAAAATATGTCACAAGAATTTATTTCTGGTATGgttaatgatatatttttaaaaggtAAAACTATCCCAAAACAATATGCAGCAGCTATAATATCTCATGTTGATAGAATTTTCTTATCTGAGCCAACCCTTGTTGAGCTATCCAATGAAAACACCAAAGAGGTTAAAATTTCAGTGTGTGGTGACACACATGGCCAGTTTTATGATGtcttaaatatattcaaaaagttCGGGAAAGTTAGCAAAGACcacatatatttattcaatggTGACTTAGTGGATCGTGGTTCTTGGTCCTGTGAAGTAGCTCTATTATTTTACTcattaaagattttataTCCAAAGAATATCTATTTAAATAGAGGTAATCATGAAACTGATAATATGAATAAGATTTACGGTTTTGAAGACgaatgtaaatataaatattcacAACGTATTTTCGACTTATTCTCATTAAGTTTTGAAAGTTTGCCATTGGCAACTTTAATCAACAACGATTATCTAGTTATGCACGGTGGTTTACCAAGTGATGAAAAATCAACTCTTGATGATATCAGAAACTTAGATAGATTTTCTCAACCACCAAGAGAAGGTTTATTTATGGAATTATTATGGTCAGATCCACAAGCAGCAAATGGTTTGGGTCCATCGCAACGTGGTTTAGGTTTTGCGTTTGGTCCAGATATTACAgctaaatatttagaaaGAAATAAGCTTCGTAAAGTTTTTAGGTCTCATGAAGTTAGAATGACGGGTGTAAAGTATGAACATGATGGTAAACTAGTGACTGTTTTCAGTGCTCCAAATTACTGTGATTCCCAAGGTAACTTAGGTGGTATAATTCATATTACGCCAGACAATGGTgtattattacaaaatggcaatgatgatgaaaatttGATTGTTGAAACTTTTACAGCAGTTGAACATCCAGATGTCAAGCCAATGGCTT
- the NOC4 gene encoding ribosome biosynthesis protein NOC4 (similar to Saccharomyces cerevisiae NOC4 (YPR144C); ancestral locus Anc_3.482), which produces MSLTFEEIKRDAKSIISIDDKKNYKLIIPLINNLTIDENDLSSDEFWDENEQRLRFIVVSLFQVFKQLFSREDMTIRSAKTDETKQLRTWCRKLFENFKDKLLVILSSIPFETSIALDSLDVYMQCIELEAIYFSSNVDDPYFPTKTYQKLLVALWDSDFGDEELKNGQSQNATLVEFKDNYYQKFADVQFYFNSEFNKLLTDSNEDERYTSSNSIGKWLTVVNHDVHCDLPNNDDLEVYVANPPKLVEDVSKFKSNFEKNWLYILNGFLSVDQYKTILLILHKRIIPHFHTPTKLMDFLTDSYNVNFGKKEANSGIIPILSLNGLFELMRRFNLEYPNFYSKLYQCLTPDLMHVKYRSRFFRMLELFLSSTHISSHLVASFIKKLARLTLQAPPSAIVTVIPFTYNLLKKHPTCMIMLHNPAFIDDPFGSDEQKAELKRLKLAYNDPYDPEETNPELTNAIGSSLWELLTLVDHYHTNVASLAKIFAQPFRKLNYNMEDFLDWGYDSLLKAEVDRKLKVSPSLEYDTFDDIFANDTSRTEKGDVLGSDSIFIEGVDW; this is translated from the coding sequence ATGAGTTTGacatttgaagaaattaagaGAGATGCAAAGTCGattatttcaattgatgataaaaaaaattacaaacTAATAATaccattaataaataactTAACTATCGATGAGAATGATCTCAGTTCAGATGAATTTTGGGACGAGAATGAACAGAGGCTAAGATTCATTGTCGTTTCTTTGTTTCAGGTTTTTAAGCAACTTTTTTCTCGAGAGGATATGACTATAAGGTCTGCTAAGACTGACGaaacaaaacaattaaGAACTTGGTGTAGAAAGTTGTTCGAGAACTTCAAAGATAAACTACTAGTTATTTTATCAAGTATCCCGTTTGAAACTTCGATAGCATTAGACTCGTTAGATGTTTACATGCAATGTATAGAGTTGGAAGCAATTTATTTCTCCTCAAACGTTGATGATCCATACTTCCCAACAAAAACATATCAAAAACTGCTAGTGGCTCTTTGGGATTCCGACTTTGGTGATGAAGAACTCAAAAATGGTCAATCTCAAAATGCGACTTTGGtagaatttaaagataattattatcaaaaatttgcTGATGTTCAGTTCTACTTCAATTctgaattcaataaattattaaccGATTctaatgaagatgaaagaTATACAAGTTCCAATAGTATTGGTAAATGGTTGACCGTTGTTAACCATGACGTTCATTGTGATTTACCTAATAACGATGATCTAGAAGTTTATGTCGCGAATCCACCCAAACTTGTTGAAGATGTCTCCAAATTCAAAagtaattttgaaaaaaattggttatatatattgaatggGTTCCTATCTGTTGATCAATATAAgacaattttattaattttacaCAAAAGAATAATTCCACATTTTCACACCCCAACAAAATTGATGGATTTTTTAACTGACTCCTATAATGTGAATTTTGGTAAGAAAGAAGCCAATTCAGGTATTATTCCAATCTTATCATTAAATggtttatttgaattgatGAGACGTTTCAATTTAGAATATCCAAACTTCTATTCCAAATTATATCAATGTTTGACTCCAGATTTAATGCATGTCAAATATAGATCTAGATTTTTCAGGATGttagaattatttttatcatctaCTCATATATCAAGTCATTTAGTTGCATCATTCATTAAGAAATTGGCCAGATTAACATTGCAAGCTCCTCCATCGGCAATTGTTACAGTCATTCCATTTACCTATAACTTACTTAAAAAACACCCTACATGTATGATCATGTTACATAATCCAGCATTTATAGACGATCCATTTGGTTCGGATGAACAGAAAGCTGAATTGAAGAGATTGAAATTAGCGTACAATGATCCATACGATCCTGAAGAAACAAACCCAGAATTGACAAATGCCATTGGTTCTTCCTTATGGGAATTATTGACATTAGTTGATCACTATCATACAAATGTAGCAAGTTTAGCAAAAATTTTCGCTCAACCatttagaaaattaaattataatatggAGGACTTCTTAGATTGGGGTTACGACTCTTTACTAAAGGCAGAAGTTGATAGAAAGTTAAAAGTTTCACCATCATTAGAATATGATACTTTTGATGACATATTTGCTAATGATACTTCAAGAACAGAGAAAGGCGACGTTCTTGGCTCTGACTCTATTTTTATAGAAGGTGTCGATTGGTAG
- the TPHA0D03260 gene encoding uncharacterized protein (similar to Saccharomyces cerevisiae YGR127W; ancestral locus Anc_3.487): MCILFLTRSHPDYELILISNRDEFLQRKTAFSCWNERSNCEVLCPYDLSRNETDPSKFGTWCGINEFGRVSSVLNLKMDENKVEDKNVRKKSRGYLPVKFLDNRKENSFNDWNSYSKFLKQYPDLEKTGSFNLFIGDVKKQEYALIDSFGQTKRILDGKDENGKSSVVISNSEFISNDKERWHKISNGEKLMDEFLSKDIRDENSVIESCFKIASTSELTNEYLHSHDDILDLMTETVFVPPIKLENPVEKDNIGASLPVGKFYGTRSQIVILVNKERTTVRYMERVLYECDDDVSKAGIEKPINELNFEYNIL, from the coding sequence ATGTGCATTTTATTTCTAACAAGAAGTCATCCTGATTATgaattaatattgatatcTAACAGGGACGAATTTTTACAAAGGAAAACCGCATTTTCATGTTGGAATGAGAGATCTAATTGTGAGGTATTGTGTCCATATGATTTATCTCGAAATGAAACTGATCCCAGCAAGTTTGGTACTTGGTGTGgtattaatgaatttggAAGAGTGTCATCTGtgttaaatttaaaaatggatGAAAATAAAGTTGAAGATAAAAACGTTAGGAAAAAATCTAGAGGATATTTACCAGTCAAATTTTTAGATAACAGAAAAGAGAATAGTTTTAATGACTGGAATTCATATAGcaaatttttgaaacaatatCCGGATCTTGAAAAGACAGgatcttttaatttatttataggAGATGTTAAAAAGCAAGAATATGCACTAATTGATTCCTTCGGACAGACAAAAAGAATACTTGACGGTAAAGATGAGAATGGCAAATCAAGTGTAGTTATATCTAATTCCgaatttatttctaatgataaagaaagaTGGCATAAAATAAGTAATGGTGAGAAGTTAATGGATGAATTTTTAAGTAAAGATATTCGTGACGAAAATTCAGTGATAGAAAGTTGTTTCAAAATCGCCTCAACAAGTGAGTTaacaaatgaatatttGCATTCTcatgatgatattttagatTTGATGACAGAAACAGTTTTTGTCCCACCAATAAAGTTAGAAAATCCTGTCgaaaaagataatattgGCGCTTCATTACCTGTCGGTAAGTTCTATGGGACGAGATCACAGATAGTTATATTGgtaaataaagaaagaacTACAGTCCGATATATGGAGAGAGTCCTATATGAATGTGATGATGATGTTTCGAAAGCAGGGATCGAAAAACCAATAAATGAACTTAATTTCGAATATAACATcctttaa
- the TPHA0D03240 gene encoding RTA1 domain-containing protein → MDIVTYTLDTVVKRANETADGTYNFYGNATPNLAFNVIMLVLYVVLLITHLILLMYKQYFFSWMMIFSIILQFAGYCARVDSHSNPYSVASYAVQSTFLIVAPVLFMGALYFQLAKLIEIYGHKYCLIRSPKLYSRTFISFDIFSFLIQAAGGGIVGSAASGSSDTTTGKNVFLAGDILQIVTMTVFIFFIFDFSYKVFYKARKIYQNTHSSALKLSEISQKMLEPQYRKKYYPIRQDPERFVFKYYVIAFSITVVLVYIRCFYRLVEFIEGQEGAIHNHEGYFIGFDGVLMMTATLLMTVFHPGFVFLGRKYVIPVTPGRYDPEDIEDISNTDEAVEETTSIEPVQKDLEANAVEYNYELPPYENLEDPESFKNYNKDPINYKN, encoded by the coding sequence ATGGATATTGTAACATATACTCTGGATACAGTGGTTAAGAGGGCCAATGAGACAGCTGATGGTACATACAATTTTTATGGGAATGCCACTCCAAATTTAGCATTCAATGTCATCATGTTGGTCCTATATGTTGTTCTGCTAATAACACACctgattttattaatgtataaacaatatttcttttcatggatgatgattttttcaattatattacaatttgCTGGTTACTGTGCTAGAGTGGACAGCCACTCAAATCCTTACTCTGTGGCTTCATATGCCGTACAGTCTACTTTTCTAATTGTGGCGCCAGTTTTATTTATGGGTGCTTTATATTTCCAATTGGCTAAATTGATTGAAATTTACGGTCATAAATATTGTCTCATTAGATCACCTAAACTATATTCAAGAacatttatttcatttgatATCTTCTCGTTTCTCATTCAAGCTGCAGGTGGTGGGATAGTTGGTTCGGCAGCATCAGGTAGTTCAGATACAACTACTGGTAAAAATGTTTTCTTAGCTGGTGACATTCTTCAAATCGTCACAATGActgtatttattttctttatttttgatttctcATACAAAGTTTTCTACAAAGCTagaaaaatttatcaaaacaCTCACAGTTCAgcattaaaattatcagaAATTTCACAAAAGATGCTGGAACCTCAGTAcagaaagaaatattatcCGATCAGACAAGATCCTGAAAGGTTTGTTTTCAAATACTATGTCATCGCTTTCTCAATAACTGTCGTATTGGTGTACATCCGTTGTTTCTATAGATTAgttgaatttattgaagGACAAGAAGGTGCCATTCACAATCACGAGGGTTACTTCATTGGATTCGATGGTGTATTGATGATGACTGCTACTTTGCTTATGACAGTATTTCATCCTGGTTTCGTGTTTTTAGGTAGAAAATATGTTATTCCAGTGACACCAGGAAGATATGATCCAGAGGATATAGAAGATATCTCAAACACTGATGAAGCAGTAGAAGAAACAACATCTATCGAACCAGTGCAAAAAGATCTAGAAGCAAATGCCGTGGAGTATAATTATGAATTACCACCTTATGAGAACCTGGAAGATCCtgaatcttttaaaaattataacaaAGATCCaataaattacaagaactag